In Glycine max cultivar Williams 82 chromosome 4, Glycine_max_v4.0, whole genome shotgun sequence, the genomic stretch CTCTCAAATATGATCGGCAATGACACAATCAGAAAAAATATGGAAGTAAGATCAATCCACATGGAAGACATTCATAACAATATTACTATTTTATTGTGGGATGCTTGATGAggggtttatttttattttttaaagtatttatatattttattttatctgttaaaataatattaaagtacttattataattactattctatttgtattcaatttaatattttaataacatatATGGTTTTTTAGTTCACATATTCCTTCAAGCCctcaatattaatatttcataGAATACTTATAACTAAGATGCAATATTATGAACACAAATTattgttgaaaagaaaaaaaaaataatgtgtaacttattaatgaaaagtaaaagatacaatgccaaaatattaactattacaGTTCAAACGTATAACTgagtaagaaaataaataaataaaacttattttaaacaatattctatttttaaatattttcagctcatttttttatattatatttttatttaatttactttattctttattttaatttttaataaattatttaatatttataaaaaattataaaaattaagaattcatgaacaaatgaaaattataaaaataatgatatataaatcaCTCATAATTTTATACACCTAATACCTCTCATTTTTATCCATTCATCTATGTCTTTTTATCACATCATAAGAGTCATTATACACTCTTAAGTATCAAATAACTTGTCAACaatctaaatttatttatatttatctttctaTCACATCTCATCATCAATCATATGAattattatttctctctctatctctgtttaaaatttctttcttcACATCATAAACTTTAtccattatcatatttataattttttttcttttgttatctcTCTTGGTGTTGAGTAACATATTAAGTgttcatcaaatattttttaaattataattatctaaaaaagcttttgtttaaaaataaaataaaatttctataaCAAAGTCATATaaacatttcattttattgaattttacatttttccgatactttaacaattaattttaacaaaagcttttacttaaataaattagattatcagtttttaactaataattttctGGCTACTCGAATTCAAAACTAATTAGTTAAATTAGAACAATTTCATGTTGATTAATCTATCCGTTCATATTCAAATAGTTAAATAGAACAAATAATTCTAAGATTTGAAATAGAATACTAGATGACATAACAATGAAGAATTAAAATGAGGTTAAATATATAGTTGAAGTATCaagttgttaatttaattatttagtgaatctctaaattatttaaaagaagtCCCTGTAGGTGACGAATTCTAAAAGAAATCTAATTAGAGTCGATCaattgaaaatgatttatatttagaaatataaatacaattttttaaagtatactatgcatctatttaaaaattgtcaaatttagCTTTCTTTAAGTAGTAGTTATCTATTTAATTACCAGTCTCAATATTGTAATGAATGGTTTTGTGTCATGCATCTAAATATCTAAAGATTACGGATTTGATCCTGCTAAAAAATTAGCATTCTAACATAGTAAcatctgtcaaaaaaaaaatgaagacccCAATGCCTGTCAAGAAAGTATTTACGTTCCTTAATATTGTAGGGAGCTGGGGATGCGAACAAATGCGATGGAGTAATAGAGAGACCATGTGTATAAAGCATAGATTCTTAGCACTTCAAAGTTGATTATTTGGAACTAATATCCTTGTATCTATTGAATGAGGAGAAGTAATAGAAAAATGGTTTTCACTTGGGATTGTTGACATTACTGGCGCTAATTACTCTAACAAGGAAATGGTGTTATCTAGGAGGGGCTGGTGCCTCGAAATGCATTTGCATGATTTAGAGGCGAAGCTTGAAAGAGGAAGAGTCTAATTGTACGGCTCTGAGATGATGTATTTATGTCTTTACACTCGTCAAGATCAGCATCGCATGTTAAAAGAACCCACTCTCGAGCATCATCCAAATACTTGAGCTGAATGTTGCTAATCTCGTTTAGATTGAAACGTCTAGCAATCTCCATCTGCAAATCTCTGAATCCCCAGTTTGGTTGCAAGCTAAAGCGGATTTTTTCATCCCCAAAAGTAGCTTTGACTCTAAAAGTGCCGGCCGTGTTCCAGAGACTAGTACTAGATTGGGGCAAGGGAGCTGGTGGTAGAGGCTCAAGATGGTGGGCGAAATGTTTTGCTTCCTCTTGGACCTGGATTGATGCACCAAGTACAAGTGGTTGTTGGTTCTCTGAAATCAGAATAGTGGTCTGACTGCAAGGCGAAGTTGGGGATTTGAAAGTAGTAGCTCCTTGGTTATATTcagaaaaaaacttattattgaTGTTGGATGATTCAGAAACACCATTGGCAGAGCTCAACTCTGGGAAACTGGTATAGAAGGAGCCAATTTGAATGGCACCTTCGGCACCCTGGACGGAATCGATGACAAGTTGAAGTTTTCTTAAGGAGTGGCCTACCTTCTTAATTTTCCTTGAAGGCCACCTTGTGATCCCATGTTGTCGGCATATCCTTTTAAGAGTGGTAGGACATACTGCGGGGGCGCAATCAGAAAGGATCGATCGAGTtatcaaaaacaaattaaaacaaataagaaaaagcAAATTAATACATCCTACGTACGTACCGCCAATGCTCTTGGCAGCGTCTTTCAGGCTTCCTGCAAAGTATTGTCGAAGAACCGGCAAGCTGATAGTCTTCTCTGCCTTGGTTCGTCTCTTGTCGCCAGCTGATTTCCTGGCACCCCGGCGGCCACCAAAAGCTGCAGTATATGATTCTTCTCCTCCCCCACTCTCAACACCAACACTAACCTGTTCATTGCAGTTGGTTGTCACTCTGAACTCTTGTTTTGGCTCTTGGAGGTATTCCAAGGACACCGAGACACCTTTCCCCTTCTGTTGGGCCTCCATCATATGTGCAATccaggatgatgatgatgatgactccATTTCTTTGCCAACGGGCGGCAACGCGATTaattcctcctcctcctcctcctcctcctcctcctttccCATGACAACATGCAAACTCCTGCAAGCTTGTTGTACTAGCATAGACAAGGAGTTGAGCATCTGCTTCTGCTCTTGGGTGTCATGGCAATCCTTTGGCAGGAAAAACTCTAACACAAAATCAGCGGAGTCACTCAGGAGTGGAATGGCCACCGCAGCATGCAAGCCAAACATGTTAGCATGGTGCGCCAGAGGATATTCCGCCTTGCTGAAGGCAGTTATGTCATTTGCAAAACAAGGTTTGGTGGTTGTGAAAGCTGTCCCAACTACTCCTTGCCCCCCCAAAAGGTGACACTCAGAGCACGCTTCCAGGAAACCCAGTACCTCTACATCCGCCACAAAACTAGCAGGATCCACAATCGACACATAATTCTCATCGTTTGAATGCCCACATCCACTCTTTCCTTGTTGGATGCAGGGAGCCCATGTGAGAGCTAAAGGCAAGTTATGCGCCTTGCATACACACGTCAAAACTTCTACTATCTCATTTAATGCACTTTGGTACAACTCGTCAAAACCCTGTTCAGATGTATGATCCATtacaatttaattcaattattcatGCAGCCTACTTATATACGTACGGTACGTACCTTCGCGGTCACGGCTGCAGGTGGAATAAAGTTCTGATGACAAGTACTGCTTGTAAAATCAACACTCTGTTCATCaatcatatattattaaatcaatgataaataattaaatcaggGTAAAAGAAGGAATTTAACGTCTACTTAATGATAACCTGAAGGGCGTGAAGGTCGGGGTTGTTGGGCATGAGAATCTCGACAACACCGAGACACATGGCGGAGCCACTCTCAAAGACAGGAAGTGCGAGAGATCCAGGACGTCGTAGATGGCGCGGGTACTCGTGACTTCTGAAGAAGCGGATGTTGGGAGTCCACTGGTCATGAACCCAATCCTCCTGAAACTGAAAAGCTGATGTTGTATTAAGAAGCGCGGCGTATGGGTAGTTATCCTGAGGCTGAGCACGTGCAGATCTCCTCCGTTCGGGTACCCATACCTGAATCAGCAAATTGGAATTCTTGGCGTATTCTTTCAAGTACCCGACTGCAATAACTAATCTCTCTTTCACAGAGGAAGATGGCCCCGGATTCTCCCTTGGTCCAATCCACCATCTCTTCCCCACCATCAAACTAATTTCCGGGTCTGATAATGATTCTTCTTGGAATATTATTTGCGCCGACGTCTCCATGCTAGCCATCGTGTTTGGCTTTGAGGAATTAGCCTCCCCCCCACAATTCAGGTACGATCCAACCCTTGTTTCCACCCAGCATCCTTCCACAAACAGTTCATCTATGAAATCCGTTTCTGGGCCAAAAATTTCTGAGAAGCTCCCATATGCACTATTCTGCACCAACCCACCATATTCCATCTTCCTCTCTCTCTATGTATATATATAgctataactaattaattatgtcggactaatttgtttgaaataagaGATTTCATAAAGAGTGTGTCATAAaatgaagtttaatttatttgtgaaatttttaCGTACAGCACTTCGGCCAGCTTGAAATCTGTTAAGAAGGtgaaaaaatgaataatcaATTGAAAGCCAACCGCCTAATTAAgctatcatataaaatatatatattcaatcttGGTGTGAGAAATAAACGACACACATACAAGGGGAACGGGGATCAAGTTCAAGATCTTCACGTTACTCCCGCTTTAATTTGACCTCCTGCAGCTAGCTGCTAGCTCGTATctatgtaattaattaagattaagaaaaaaaattctagttTGGCAGTGAGATCATGAACAAACGAAATGTCTGAACTCTAACTTTGTAGAAAGACCGAGAGATCGAGGAATGCTATCTTATATCTGATCGACCTCTACTCTAAGTAGCTGGGCGCTGCTTTGCTTATTATACAGTTACCAGGGAATCAAAGTCTTCTATTTAATGACCCAGAACTGTAAAATTTTCTAGAATGTCAGTAGGACCCACAAGTTAGAAAACCCTAGGACgtgtcaaaataaatatataccaATTTGCAGACTTCTAGTGCTGTAAATCAGTAACAACATATTTATAACTATGAGAAAGGGGTTATTTATCTCActctaaataaaaattgaattaaagaaTTCCATAATGAATGAttggtataattttattttattttgcgtACTTTAAGATAGTtagttgaaaattatttattacatcaatatattttattttatataagaaacatcaataatttatCATGGGGCTTTTTAGGACTGAAAATAGGTTCAGAAATAGCTTAGGTATACATATTGTTGGGATATGCAGCTTCACCTGCATAAGGAATGCCTATtcgaactttttttattattaaaaatgtcCGCCTTacactttttaaaaagtttcaatAAAAGATTAGGCTTTGGGTGTTAAAAGAAGTATTAGATATAATAGGTCGACTTATTTatgtacatatataatatatattatattatgttatataaataaatgatatattaatatgatttatgcctgataataatataaaaattatttaataggaataatttttatctgttaatttatttttataagcctATTTAACTTTATGATAAATGCTAATCAGTGTACTCTAAAGACATATGataattaagaaactaaaaaaaaatattttattggaatGCACaacaaatgtattttttttaatttttaattgtactctcatatgatttttaattgacaaaattaattcatttaccAATGTTTTAAGAATATTTGTTAGCAAGATCTTAAATATATTGactcattaaatttttataagctCTATAGAAAATAGGTTACGTACTTAAAATTTACGGGTCATGcttgttttttaaaaagttcaaatcaaatttaaaaaactaacaCGTAATAGGTAAAtaagcctatatatatatatatatatatatatatatatatatatatatatatatatatactacccaaaaaaaaaattagcgctttaaaagaaatagaaaagataCAGAAAGAGATGGTATATGTTATTTTCATTctcagattttttttcttacatctTGAAGCGTATACATAAGAGGAAAaaggagataaaaaaagaaagaaagaaagaaagaaaaagtgatAATATAGAGTTTGTTTTAGCTTCTTTTTTCATGCAAaagcatttttattttgaattagtttgtttaagattttgaaaaaacaaactatagtaagaaaagaaatatttttagttattttaaaattatagcttttgaaaaattgtaattataactaattttaaaaagaaaattacattttataattgtaataaaataaaaagtacttttaatttttttttaaaacaaactgcttataatataataaatagtgtgatgagaaagaaaacattaaaaaaaatgagtaataGAGACATAATAAAGGAGGGGAAATATAAACGTGATTACGTGAGGAATaacgtaataaaaaaatataagagacaaaagatgtataaaaaagatataaaaatcagaCAGTACAAATTGTTGGGAATCATAAGTTCATAAGATCATTACGAAGAAGCTACAGCTGAATATACGGGGAGTTGGGAGAAAGGGCATAGCTCTTGGCCCTTGCAGGCTTCCTCTCCATGTTCCACGTGGCAATCCTacagattttttgaaaaaaagaaaaaagtagaaCAAATTAAACTACttttgagattatttttttaaaaataactttatgttGCACTCTGTCATCCTAATCCCAAGTTGATACCACGAAAAGAATATTCATCACATTTCATTGGTGAATTCATTGACGCAAGGCACCCCCGAAAACTTAAACAATAACCACTGTGGTTAAACCTTGGGCATGGTAATGCAAGCTAGCTAGATGGGTGGTTTTTGGTTTCTTTGATAATGAAAGGGAATAATTCTTATTGCCGAGATTTGTTGAAATAAGATTCTGAGACAACTCATAGACATCGCTTTCACTTGAGCTAATCTCTCtctcgtatatatatatatatatatatatatcaacaataAGGATCAACATCTAACAACTTGTCACAGATTCTATTACGTTAAAGATTAATTGTGCTTTTTTCAGTTAAGGGATGACTCATTATCAAGTAGGCTTTAATATGAGGAACTCATTAGTTAAACATGAATTCCTAATTGAGGAGAGCGGGCAATATGTAAAAGATGGCACAAGATATGTATAACAAGATTTGAAGATACACACACTCATAATTAATTACATGTCTCTTAGGATCAAATTGTTCTAGCAAGACTTAcataaattaagttattttttatcagttaaaatatattttttcatactttATATTGTTGTGAAAATTCGTTTTGATACTTAATTTATCTGtccaaaagatttattttaatctttaattcttaaatttaagtTAAGATGATTATTCTTTTACCACAATGATTGATTTTGGTTCTcggatataattttaatttttttttccttgtgtcATTAGAttcatatgtataaaaaattatgtaatccAACtaatatttgaacaaaaaatgagaaataaataagatgaaaatgccatgaaaaaattaatattaggaacaatccaaaaacaaaaaaatagacttaattattatattgatgcttttatttatttagaatgtTCAATtagatttttctatttttgaaaatttatgtgattttttattttatttttttaatgtcttgatgtgatattttttaaaatgcttcaTTGTGATCTTTTGGGTTAAAATTTTCAGAAGAACCACATTgagacatttaaaaaaaaaaaaaaggatttaatCGGGACATTCGAAATTAAAAGGACCTAGCAAaacattctaataaaataaaaggaccaAATCGATAATTatgctaaaattttaatttcaaattcttttttgatTACTTGGGTGATTCACTTTTCACACAATTTTtattaggttttttattttttttcaaagcatgaCACAAATAACTTTATTTAAACATAATGCTTACTTTATACAACGAGTATTTATCTGGTGAGTCAGGTAAAAGGTCATTACTTCCTATACATATCCCTTACTCTCCCATCTTTATCTCTACGCACAATTTCATATACattttgtttagaaaaaaattcaataaaatatttataatataaaactatttgaatatatatatatatatatatatatatatatatatatgaatatttataattatcttatattttttacatatatacaaaTGTACTAACATATatacaatttaataaataatagataaatatattataaaaaatataataatttaagaaaattataaattataattaaactcAACACATGTGTATGACACACGACATTAAGTTGGTATATATAAAAAGTCAGTATTTTCATGGTTGATTCTAGAATTGATATTGTAGAAAGTGGCATTTTATCATGATGGTTGTAGCCaattaatttagaaattcaGATTTCTTTTGTGTCCACATACCACAATTGATAATCCTTTGGATCATTTGTCAGGGGATTTAAgacatttattttgaattttaacacAATTATCCCTCATGTAAACGAGTTTAATTAGGTAGAGTGGaggatataatttatttatttattgcttaatataattaggaatattctttattttctcattttttatttattttaggaaatgaagaataagaaaattgtaactttgatggatcaaaaaaataaaacaaaaggggGCAAACAAAACTAGGCGCTGCAAAGAACCCCAAACATGTGGGTATCTAGTTGAATTCACTCCCAACTTTGATGGAGAATCTACAATTTGATCAGGTATAGGTATAAATATGagtattattcaatttttttaaatagagacAAGGATGGGGACATATATCTAACTATTTCATACCTGcatgttatgtttttttacacacacatataagattttaccttaataatttttataatttaaactataataataattaaatggaaatcttaaaattatagatttaactagaaatataatttagttttttaaattccctttaatttattatatttatatattttttgaattaaaatataattaattacataatacataacttattttaaaatatataagtaaactaaattataaaaatgacaaGGTGATTATCCTTGAGTCTTATTATCATGCCTAAACAAAACACATAAGAATAAAGCCTTTAGCATTGAGCCACTTTAGATATCTAGCTATCATCAAAACAAGTTTAGAGAAAGATAACTAGAAATCTTTTTTATCATTCTTCCTCCCACCTTTAGGAGAgttgtcacttttttttttctttctctttctctaagaGTTCTTCACTAACAATAAGGATGAAAAGGGAAAAAGTTTATGTCTCTTAGATATATGAAGTTCTCatttatctcttttctttttatgtttttatttatttcttcatgTCTAAGTAAACCCTTTTGTTAGGGTTAGACAAATTCAATATAATCCATAGATATTTGTCTCTGGTTtgagttattaacaaaaaaattataaatagaaatttgatttctttctctttgtgttttttataaataatgttaAACCTTATGTGACGGTTGACCtgttttataaatgaaaattaaatttaaaaatatgttttaggcATAAACCTAATAATCCTTCAAAGCAGggatagttatatatatatattagatgcTCTATATCTTGAgggatttctattttttaaccttatttaaaaattaaatatctttattttatcctttaattaGAAGTAcgtgtttttttttggaattaaaAGTAAATGTTTGATTACATAAggaattagaaattaaataaattaaaaaatccgATAGACAAAGTGgaaatcaaattgatttagtAGTTTA encodes the following:
- the NINA gene encoding protein NLP2, with the protein product MEYGGLVQNSAYGSFSEIFGPETDFIDELFVEGCWVETRVGSYLNCGGEANSSKPNTMASMETSAQIIFQEESLSDPEISLMVGKRWWIGPRENPGPSSSVKERLVIAVGYLKEYAKNSNLLIQVWVPERRRSARAQPQDNYPYAALLNTTSAFQFQEDWVHDQWTPNIRFFRSHEYPRHLRRPGSLALPVFESGSAMCLGVVEILMPNNPDLHALQSVDFTSSTCHQNFIPPAAVTAKGFDELYQSALNEIVEVLTCVCKAHNLPLALTWAPCIQQGKSGCGHSNDENYVSIVDPASFVADVEVLGFLEACSECHLLGGQGVVGTAFTTTKPCFANDITAFSKAEYPLAHHANMFGLHAAVAIPLLSDSADFVLEFFLPKDCHDTQEQKQMLNSLSMLVQQACRSLHVVMGKEEEEEEEEEELIALPPVGKEMESSSSSSWIAHMMEAQQKGKGVSVSLEYLQEPKQEFRVTTNCNEQVSVGVESGGGEESYTAAFGGRRGARKSAGDKRRTKAEKTISLPVLRQYFAGSLKDAAKSIGVCPTTLKRICRQHGITRWPSRKIKKVGHSLRKLQLVIDSVQGAEGAIQIGSFYTSFPELSSANGVSESSNINNKFFSEYNQGATTFKSPTSPCSQTTILISENQQPLVLGASIQVQEEAKHFAHHLEPLPPAPLPQSSTSLWNTAGTFRVKATFGDEKIRFSLQPNWGFRDLQMEIARRFNLNEISNIQLKYLDDAREWVLLTCDADLDECKDINTSSQSRTIRLFLFQASPLNHANAFRGTSPS